The genomic stretch CGGTAGATGCATGGCGGGCCCGCGGCGCTTCGGTGCGCTGCGGGCCCGTCGCCGTTCTCGCATCTTCCGTCTCCGCGCGTTCACGGCGGATGCGGTGCGGCGGATCGTGCGCTGCGGATGTCCCTGGGCATGCCGAAGGGATCGGACGCGATAAGTCGCACCCCTACAGGCGGTTAGCTGCTCGGCGTTGGGGATGATCGAGCTTCCGCGGACTCTGGGGGATAGAAAAGGCGGGCTGCGGCGTTGTAGCGGTCCTCCAACGCGTCTGCTTGGCAGTGGTGGGCGCGGCCTCATCCTACGCCCGACTTTTCTACATCTCCATGCGTCTACCACGTCTTCCGTTCATCGCACTTTCAGCAGTCGTTTTCTCGTCCGCGTGCGCGCCAGCGGCGCGAGTGAACCCGGCGCCTGCCGATGCTGCGGCCGTGGGACGGGCGTGGCAAGATGCGTTCAACCGGGCGGACACGGCGGCGCTGGTGGCGCTCTACGCGACCGACGCGATGCTGCTGCCGCCGAGCGGGACACTGCTCACCGGCGGGCGTGTCGCGGCCAGCATCAACCCGGGCGGGACGATGGAGGACCGCACCATCAGCCTTCGCGCGTCGGACCGGCGGTTCCGCGGGAATGTGGGGCACGTGCAGGGCACCTGGCAGACGCGGCCGTGCGGACAGGCGACGGGTCCGCTGGCGGGATCCGGCCGCTAGCTGATGCTCTTCGAGCGCGAGCCGGACGGTCGATGGAGCATCGTGTACCACGTCTGGACGGCGGACAGCGAGCCGGCGCCGCGCCGCGAGGACCTGCCCGGCGAGTCGCGAAGGGACGCGCGGCACTTTCCATCGAGACGCGCGGTACATCTGCGGACGTCCCGCCGTCCCGCCGTCCCTCTTCCCCCTTCCTCTCAGGCTGCCGATGCGTGCCTCCGCTGCCTTCCGAAACGCGATCTTCCCGCTCGCCGCCCTGCTGCTCTCCGCCGGCGCCGCCGCTGCGCAGTCTGCCGCCCCGCGGGACACCGCGGAGCACTGGACCGACGCGGCGCTGCGCCGCGAGCTGATCACGATGGGCGGGCAGGACCAGGCGATCCGCGCCAGCCTCACGGGCGAGAAGATGCAGGACACCGCGTTCATGCTGCGGATGCTGCGCGAGGACAGCGTGCGTACGCGGCGGATGCGGGAGATTCTGCGCACCAAGGGATGGCCGGGGCGCAGCATGGTGGGGCAGGCGGGAGCGGAGGCGGCGTGGCTGATCGTGCAGCACAGCGACTCGCCCGAGTTCCAGGCAGAGGCGCTGCGGGCCATCGACGCCGCCGCGCCGGGCGAAGTGGAGCCGCAGGCTCGCGCGTTGCTGGTGGACCGCGTCCGCACCAAGCAGGGCAAGCCGCAGCTCTACGGTTCGCAGTTCGACGTCCGCAACGGGCGCCTCGTCGCGTTCCCCATCGAGGACGAGGCGCACCTGGACGAGCGCCGCGCCGCCGTCGGCCTCCCGCCCATGGCGGACTACGTGCGCATGATGGGCGAGATGTACAAGATGCCGGTCGATCTCCATCCTCCGGCGCCGTGAGCTGGGTGCTGGAGCGGCACAAGAGGAAGGCGGGACTCGCGATGGATGCGGGTTCCGCCTTTTGTCGCGTACCGACGCGCGCGTCCACCGAACAGCAGCGGTGGACGTTTTGGCGTGCTGCGGAGGCAACGTCGCGGCGGCGCGGATGCGATGAATCGAACAGGACGCGGAACAATATTGCGGGCGTCGCAGTCGGGCGACGTCAGTTGGCGAGTAGCTCCTTCATCGATGCGAAGAAGCTCGATCCCATTACCTTGCGCTCGGCCGCGGTTAGGGAACTCTGGGCGCCGCTGTGCATTGTCACAAGCTCTGGTGGGATTTCTTTGAGGAACCGCGACGGCTGGCGGACGATATCCTCGCCGGCCTTTCGTCGGGAGGCGCAGCCGGTGAGCGAGAGGCGGTGTCGAGCGCGCGTTATCCCCACATAAAAGAGACGGCGCTCCTCGGCTATTGGATCAGGCACGCCTGGGTCGCTCACCATCTGCACGCTTCGGCTATGCGGCAATATCTCCTCCTCTAGGCCGACCATGAAGACATGAGTGAACTCTAGCCCCTTAGCGCTGTGCAGCGTCATCAGCGTGGCGCGGTTCGCATCTCCCTTGTCCTTATCATCCTTCTTTTCCTCGCCCTCCTCGCTGAGGGAGATGCGCTCCAGGAAGGAGGCGAGCGAGGGCGGAGCCCAGTCGTCTTCTTCATCCGGAAGCGGCGCGTGGTTCCAGACGCGATCCTCGTACGTGGCGATAGAGTCGACGAACTCGCGCAGGATATCCACGCGCACCTCGGCCGCGCGCTCGGACGACTGGTTGTCCTTGCGCACGGCCTCTTCCAGCCGCAGCCGCTTGACCAAGCCGCGCGCCCAGGTATGCAGCGTGCGCTCGCCTGGGTTGCCGGTGGCGATGCCGGCCTCGGTCGCAGCGTACTCCATGCGCGCCTCCTCCATCATCTCCACGAATTCGCGGATCGCTTCCCACTGCGCTTTGCTGATGCCGTCCACCGCGTGCGCCGCCTTGAGCGTCTCGTACAGCGTCTTCTTCTCCGCCCGCGCCGCATCGACCGCCTTCATCAGCGTCGTCTTGCCGATGCCGCGCGTCGGATAGTTGACGATGCGGCGCAGCGCGACCTCGTCTTTCGGGTTGACGACGAGGCGCAGGTACGCGACGGCGTCCACCACTTCCTTGCGGTCGAAGTACGAGGTGCCGCCCACCACGCGGTACGGAATGTTGACGGCCCGCAATGCCTCTTCTAAAGGGCGCGACTGGAGGTTGGTGCGGTAGAGCACGGCGAAGTCGCTCCACCGGAGTTTCTCATTCAACTGCCGCATCCCGATCTCGCGGGCGACCAACTCGGCCTCTTCCACCTCCGGCGGCTTGCCGGTGCCGCCGTTCAGCTCCCAGTAGTCCACCTTGGGCCCAGGGCCGTTAGAGGTGCGCAGGCGCTTCTCCTTGCGCGACGTGTTGTTGGCGATCACGCCGTTGGCCGCGTCGAGGATCCGTTGCGTGGAGCGGTAGTTCTCCTCCATCACCACGACCTTCGCGCCGGGAAAGTGACGCTCGAAGTCGAGGATGTTGCGCACGTCTGCGCCGCGCCAGGCGTAGATGGACTGGTCGTCGTCGCCCACCACGCACAGGTTCTGCTGCTGCGAGTTGGTGAGCAGCCGCGCCATCTCGAACTGCGCGCCGTTGGTGTCCTGGTACTCGTCGATCATGATGTAGCGCCAGCGCTTCCAGTACCCGCGCCGGATGTCGACGTCGGACTGGAGGAGGCGCACGGGCAGCAGCAACAGGTCGTCGAAGTCGCACGCGCCGGCGGCGCGCAGCGTCTGCTCGTAACGCGGATACACGTCCGCCGCGAGCACGGCGTAGTCGTCCTTGCGGTTGTAGCGCATCCGCCCCTCGGCCACCTCGCGCACGGCTTCTTCCGGGCCCACCATGCGGTTCTTCCAGTCGCTGATCTGGAAGAGCACCTGCTTGACGTCGTACTTGTCGTCGCCCGCGGTGGCGGCGACGTTCACCTCTTCCGTCATCACCCGCTTGATGGAGGCGAGCTGGTCGCCCGTGGGGTAGATGGCGAACTCCTTGGGCAGCCCCACCTTGTCGCCATGCTCGCGCAATATCCGCGCGCCCAGCGAGTGGAAGGTGGAGACGATCATGCCCTTGCTCTCCTTGCCCACCACCTTGCCGATGCGCTCGCGCATCTCCATCGCCGCGCGGTTGGTGAAGGTGACGGCCAGGACGTTGCGCGCGGGCACCTGCTTGCCGCGGATGAGGTGCGCGATGCGGTACACGAGCGTGCGCGTCTTGCCCGACCCGGCACCGGCCAGGATGAGCACGGGGCCCTCGGTGGCGAGGGCCGCGGAGAGCTGCTCGGGGTTCAGCTCGCGAAGGTAGTGCGGGACGTGCAAAGCGTTGCGGTTCCGGTACGTTGCGGGGGTGCGGGAGAGGCCGGAAGATAGGCGCGAACGCAGGTGGTGTCAAAGTTTGACGGCACCTTGCGGGCCGGTTATGTTACCACCCGTTGTTTCCTGGCCGAACACCGGACGGAGGTTGCATGGCGCTTCGCGACCGCTTTCGCGGGCTCTCAGTGGCGGACAGCCTGGCTGTCCGCGTCGCCGAGGACCCGCAGCGGCCCTTTGTGGCGTTTGGGGACCGGAGGCTCACCTACGGGCAGGTCGACGCGCAGTCGACCGCGCTCGCCGCAGCGCTGCACGG from Longimicrobiaceae bacterium encodes the following:
- a CDS encoding nuclear transport factor 2 family protein, with amino-acid sequence MGRAWQDAFNRADTAALVALYATDAMLLPPSGTLLTGGRVAASINPGGTMEDRTISLRASDRRFRGNVGHVQGTWQTRPCGQATGPLAGSGR
- a CDS encoding DUF6624 domain-containing protein; this encodes MRASAAFRNAIFPLAALLLSAGAAAAQSAAPRDTAEHWTDAALRRELITMGGQDQAIRASLTGEKMQDTAFMLRMLREDSVRTRRMREILRTKGWPGRSMVGQAGAEAAWLIVQHSDSPEFQAEALRAIDAAAPGEVEPQARALLVDRVRTKQGKPQLYGSQFDVRNGRLVAFPIEDEAHLDERRAAVGLPPMADYVRMMGEMYKMPVDLHPPAP
- a CDS encoding UvrD-helicase domain-containing protein, with translation MHVPHYLRELNPEQLSAALATEGPVLILAGAGSGKTRTLVYRIAHLIRGKQVPARNVLAVTFTNRAAMEMRERIGKVVGKESKGMIVSTFHSLGARILREHGDKVGLPKEFAIYPTGDQLASIKRVMTEEVNVAATAGDDKYDVKQVLFQISDWKNRMVGPEEAVREVAEGRMRYNRKDDYAVLAADVYPRYEQTLRAAGACDFDDLLLLPVRLLQSDVDIRRGYWKRWRYIMIDEYQDTNGAQFEMARLLTNSQQQNLCVVGDDDQSIYAWRGADVRNILDFERHFPGAKVVVMEENYRSTQRILDAANGVIANNTSRKEKRLRTSNGPGPKVDYWELNGGTGKPPEVEEAELVAREIGMRQLNEKLRWSDFAVLYRTNLQSRPLEEALRAVNIPYRVVGGTSYFDRKEVVDAVAYLRLVVNPKDEVALRRIVNYPTRGIGKTTLMKAVDAARAEKKTLYETLKAAHAVDGISKAQWEAIREFVEMMEEARMEYAATEAGIATGNPGERTLHTWARGLVKRLRLEEAVRKDNQSSERAAEVRVDILREFVDSIATYEDRVWNHAPLPDEEDDWAPPSLASFLERISLSEEGEEKKDDKDKGDANRATLMTLHSAKGLEFTHVFMVGLEEEILPHSRSVQMVSDPGVPDPIAEERRLFYVGITRARHRLSLTGCASRRKAGEDIVRQPSRFLKEIPPELVTMHSGAQSSLTAAERKVMGSSFFASMKELLAN